Within Harpia harpyja isolate bHarHar1 chromosome 4, bHarHar1 primary haplotype, whole genome shotgun sequence, the genomic segment CGTGATTTAATCCTTTGATTCCCAAATCTCGATCTCGGCCCTTAAATCATCAGCAGAGCGGCCGTTTCTAGGCTAAGCCTGCCAAGCGAAACTCGAAATCAGGGCGAATCAGGCTTGCATTTGCATTTAATCCTTGGGGCTCCAAGCGGAGATACTCACACTGAGCTACTTCCCATCCAGCACTGACTCTGTTAGCTGCACGCTAGAGCTACAAAGACACAAGGATGGCGTGTTTAGGACCGAGAGAGTTTTGCAAGGCGCGGATGGCTAAAATCCCCCGGGTGCTGCCCTGGCTCGAGGTGGAAACGTCTCTTTGTGCCCACAGGAGCGAGACGTCAGGCAGATGGCCTCGCGAAGCCTGACGCGATGCCCACATGGAGATGTAGCAGCAACAGCAAGGGATAACAAACGTCTTTCCGGAGCGGCACCGGCGCCGTGTTTTGGCATCGCGGGACCAGAGGCCGCCCCAGGGCAGTACGTACATACCCTCTCTTCCTCGCCATGTAGCCGCACCACCCACGGACCTCTTTGACCACCACACGAGCGAGGAGCTGCAAGAGGAAAGGTGGATGATCGCCACAGGGCTGACGGCTCTGCAGCCGCCAGCCTTGGCATGACCATTTCCATCTCTGAGAGATAAATTTTAAGGCTTTTCCTGGGGAAGATTGTATGAACTAAAACCGTATGTGGAGTCGTTGGGAAAAGCCAAGTGAATGGAGGCAAAGGTTTGGAGGGCTTTGCAGTTTGCCCTGTGCCTGGCTGTCTCCTGAGGACAGTCCCTGCCCTCTGCTGGCGAGCGGGCAACTAAAAGGGAGCCCTTAAATATCCAGGGTAGCAAAACAAGTCCCGCCGAGGAGGGACCTACCAGGCAAGCCAAGACGTCAGCTGCTATCAACATGTAGAAGACATTATTCCAGCCCGTGGGGGAGATGAGCCCTGCGAGCAGCGGCCCTAGGGCAGCACCTGTGAGGGCACACAAGCTGCATTAGGAGATGCCCTGTTCATGGGTGAAAGGGGACGAGGACCCCTCCAGCACCGCGGTGCTGGGGGGAAATCGGTGCCTGGCATCCCCCAGCTGTACATACCTATGGATCCTGTGCCATCAATGATGGCCGTGACAGTAGAAAGGGCTTTGGCATTTCCTTTGAGAGACTCGTGTGTTCCCTGTAGGGATGGAGGAGTAAAATGTAAGGAGGAAAAGCGGCTTTGGGGTCCACAGCCAGCAAGTCCTAGTGTGAGGCCATTCACACCCCGGGCAGCAATTTCCATGTATCGGACCCAGCTGTGGATGGGAAGACCAAACTCAGATGCTGCCTGCAGCCAAACCACAGCAGAACCAGGATTGCCAACAGCAGCCAGCAATCCCAGGTGATATCCCAGCAAATTTTTCCATTCTGATTGCGCTTAGAGGGAGACGCAGCAGGGCTGAAGCAGTCACGTGGCCAAGATGaaaaagcaacaccaaaaaaAGCTGCGTTTAAGGGAGCGTGTGGACCGCAGCACGAAGTGTGACAGCCCTACCCATCTCTGCTGGGCTTCAGAGGCATtggaaaacaaagctaaaatgCAAAAATCCCAGCAGACATCCCTCCAGGAAAGAGGGAGCAGCCTTTGGATGAGCAAGGGCAGCGTGGTGGGGTCTGAGCTGTGCCTCTTACCAAATCTGCCGAAACCGCTGTCGTGATGAGAGCGTAGGGCCCATTAACTAGAGCGCCACAGACGATCAGCATCGCTATGAGGAACAAGACGGCCACAGAGGTAACCGGGAAGAGATTAAATCTTTAAGTGCAGGGTGCAGCAGGACGTCGGGTCCATCGTCCCCGGCCCCTGTGCGGATATCGCTGTCCTGCACATCCACTGCCTGCTCATCTCCCATTTTCCCCAGGAGATCTCATCCAGCATCACCCTCCCCCAAATCCCAGACTGGCTCGAGAGGAGAAATAAAGGCAGGTGAGCCCACAGCATCTCCCATCACCCCTTCAGTGACAGGAGCCGGGTGCACTGAGGAGCTCCTTACCTATTGATGTGCCGATGCCATTCTGGCCAACATGGTTATACAGGAACAGCTGGAAAAGAGACACAAGATGAACCAGTTACGGCTATTCCAGCTGTTTTCCCAAATGTTTTCCttgcagcagcaccccagggacagGATGGAGAAAGTGGGGACCTGAATTATTGCCGGCGCCAAGCTTCGCAGACCCCGCTTCGGTGCAGCGTTTGAAGAGGAGAGCACCAGCCAGGACGGGGAGCCGAGCATGCCCTTGGCTCCGCGTCCTGCTGTCTGTCTGCCAGATGAAATACCTGGCAGCTGGCAAACAGAGGTGCTGCCGCGATTTACGGCCTGGCGAGGCTCTCACGCCTCCCCGCCGGCTGAAGCCAGACGGTAATTTGCCCCGCCGGCGCTATCGGGGGATGCGGACATGACGCGGcctctctgcttttcagtgttCGCCAGCTTCTTCGGAGGGGAGAGTCTCACAACCCAGAGCCAGCCAGGCTTGGATTACAGCTAATTAGCCGCGGGTTTGCAGCAGCAAAGCCAAACGAGCTCCGTGCAGGTGCTCGGGAAGGACATCCCGGCCAAGCACCGGCAGAGAATGAGGCTGTCGGCATGGGGGCTTTTGGGATGCCAAGCAAAGAGACAAAAGCTGGACCGGCTCAGTGAGACCCTCAAGGCTTTAAGACCGAGCAGGGTTATGGCGcgatggagaaaaaaaccctaagggtatttttttctaaaaacccctaaagggattttttttagctGTCAAGGACTCTACAATCCCCTCCCAGCCTCCAGATCTGGATGTCCACCCTGGGAACATCTGGGCATGTGGCTCGATCCCATCTCTCATCTCAGCCAAGCGCATGACCAGCTCATCCCAGGCACTTGGGAAGAGGAAGGCGGCCGTGACTCAAAGGAGCCAGAGGAGAGGAAACCCTCGTGACTGGGATTTTTCCCCGCGTGACAACACACCATGGGAGCAGCGACGACCAGCATCACGCAGCACGTGGTGGCCCTGCCGCCAGTGTAGTCAGAGATGAGGCCAGCGAAGATCCCCCCTGCAAGAAGGAGTTGCAGGTGTCAGTCACACCACCCCAGCTGCAAAGCTTTGCCCCAGCTTAGCCCAAAATCCAATGGGATGCTGTGCTATGATGCTCTTTCATCCCCCAACTTTTGAGCGAGATGTCCCCAAGGTTAAATATAATAATATCAGAGTGAAGAGTTTTGATTTATCCACACCACTTTCTCCCTGCAGATGGTTTCCCTACACCTGCATGCAGCTCTGGTCCCCTCCACGGTTGCAAAATGTATTACTTATCTAAGAAAAAGAAGAGCCTGAGCAAACGAGACCAGAGGAAAGGTGTTGTGATGGTCACCTGGCTGGCAAAATAAAAGTGAGGGGCATTTGCTCTCTGCCGAGTGCAATGAACACTGAATAAACCTCACTGCAGTGCTCCATGGAGGGGACTTTCCCTCAAAGCCAAGATTTTCCCCAAATCATCCCTGATCCATCCCCTCCACCCAGGTACGTGACGAACCTAAAATGCCCCCAACATCAAAGAGGGTCGACAGGTCCCCAGCTTCCTTGGCACCAAAATGAGCTGcgagagagaggagaggggtgaGGAGATGCTCCCCTTGCCAAGCTCGCTCCTGCCTCGCTGTCCCCAGAAACTCACCAACGTTCACAATATAGAGGGGCAACCAGTAGAGGAAGGTGTAGCTCACCAGCTTGGCAAAGAGCAGGCAAAGGGAGAATTCTACCACGCCCTGGGAGGAGAGAAGACATCAGAGGAGCCTCCTTCTCCCAACTTCCTCCAGATGGTGGGTTTTCCCCCAATTTTCTGCCTGGTGGACACCCCATTGATGAGGTGAGCTGCCCTCACTTTGCTCTTTCCTCCATCCCCATCATGATGCAAGGGGCATCCCACGACTCACGGGTATCTGGAGCGCCCCGAGGAAGCTGATGGCTTCGGGCTCCTCGGCAGGCTCCGTGGGGCTGTCAGAGTGATCCGTGCTGCTCTGGCCTGAGATGCTCAGCGGCCCCTCGTTGGAGGTGACTGCTTCGGGATCCTTCTCATTGGTGGTCACTCCTCCAGCATCCTCCTCGTCGGAGGCCATCTAAAAGCAAGGCGTAAGAAGGACATGTGGCTCTCGTTGCTGGAAGAGCCTGAAACGTCAGATTCACTGCTGGGATGTGACCCAGAGGATGCTCACACTGGAATAGCAACAAGCATTCTCTGTGATAACTGAACATCGCTCTAATTTCTGATGTTATGACCAACACCCTGGTTGTTTTGCTGTAAACTGAGTGACCACCCAGCCCAGCACAAGCCCGTTGGGAATCGATTTAACTCACATGATGCAGAGGTGGACTGCAGCCAACGTCCTCGGGATCTGCAGGCAGAAAGGAGATCCCTTGAGAGCCTGGACCAGCTCCGCTCCACCTGCTCTCCCTCCAGCATCTTACGGCGCAGGGGAGAAATGGGGGGGTGGGAAcaccccggggctgggctgcatCTCTGGGTATCCGCTTCCCGGCAGTGAAAAAACCCAGTAAAATCCCAAAGGGCTTCCCAAATCTTTCTTagaaagacaggctgagaggagTGAGCGGCACAGGGGCTGAGCCTGCCTGGATGACCCCAAAGGAAGCTGAGCATCCCTGTGGTGGTTGGGTCCACGTCCCTGCTCACCACAAACTGGAAATAAGTATTTGGGGTTGCCAAAAACGCTTGGAGACAGGCAAGGCGAAAAATTGTGGTCCCCCTGATTTTGGCATTACGCTGTTCATCTGCTGTGTCCTGGATCATGCTACTCACACTCCACAAGGAAGAAGAAGCAGATGATGCCCACGGCGGCAATGATGATGCCGGGCACGATGAAGGACAGGCCCCAGGCGGAGGAAACCCAGACGCCGGCGATGAGCGACCCCAAGATGTTGCCGACGGAGGTGTGCGAGTTCCAGATGCCCATGATCAAACCTCTCCTGGCAGGGACAGAGCCGGGGTTGGTATCGCCAGGGTGGCTGCCGGGGCCGACAGGGATGAGGACGAGGGGGAACACGCCGGACAAACACTCACTTTCCTTTCCCAAACCAGTTCCCGACACACGCCACGACGGAGGGCCAGCCGGTCGTCTGCACCAGCCCGTTGCAGACCTGGCAAGAGATGGGCAGCACCACGTGGCAGCGTTGGCACCTGGTGAGCGCCAACTTGTTCCATGGAGCACAGCCCCTGCACTGTTTTGGGCAGCAGGGCTCAAAGATAGCCACCCCCATCCCAAAGCTGTCGAGAAAacacttggtttgggtttttttttttttcccccgctgGGGCAACCCCAGAGCCGTTTGCATCGTTCCCGTGGCTAAATTGGGAGCGGCTGGTGTTGCCAAACTGGCCGCCTGCCCTGCTCGGTGAGATGGGTGCGCCTGGTGGTTTCGGCACCCACGCCACATGCGACCAGGTTTTGCGGGGAGTGGAAATGCCCAGCATTCTCCCCCTCGGAAACTGGGCCACCCTGATCCTTGAAAGCCACTGAAAAACCGGGATGAGGCCACAGTGGTAAAATCCAGAGCCTGGGCATCCTCCAGCATGGACGCACCTGCACAACGATGAAGTACCAGAGGACATGGATGTCCCAGAAGTAGCCAAGGCCGAAGAGCGCGGTGAAGAGCCCACTTAGGACCATCCCCCCCGAGAGGTAATAGCGCAGGGGGAGGCGCTCCCCGAAAATGCCgctgcagagagagggaagagcGCGGACAGGAGCTGTCACGGATGATGCCACCGATGGGCATTATCGCAGA encodes:
- the SLC37A2 gene encoding glucose-6-phosphate exchanger SLC37A2 isoform X2 translates to MRAALAPGVRLLRALPRDSRYRGLTLVLTFLCYTSYHLSRKPISIVKSQLHPNCSALGPNPHNDSNSSTWCSWAPFDGDNYKELFGALDNAFLVAYAIGMFISGIFGERLPLRYYLSGGMVLSGLFTALFGLGYFWDIHVLWYFIVVQVCNGLVQTTGWPSVVACVGNWFGKGKRGLIMGIWNSHTSVGNILGSLIAGVWVSSAWGLSFIVPGIIIAAVGIICFFFLVEYPEDVGCSPPLHHMASDEEDAGGVTTNEKDPEAVTSNEGPLSISGQSSTDHSDSPTEPAEEPEAISFLGALQIPGVVEFSLCLLFAKLVSYTFLYWLPLYIVNVAHFGAKEAGDLSTLFDVGGILGGIFAGLISDYTGGRATTCCVMLVVAAPMLFLYNHVGQNGIGTSIAMLIVCGALVNGPYALITTAVSADLGTHESLKGNAKALSTVTAIIDGTGSIGAALGPLLAGLISPTGWNNVFYMLIAADVLACLLLARVVVKEVRGWCGYMARKRGSSVQLTESVLDGK
- the SLC37A2 gene encoding glucose-6-phosphate exchanger SLC37A2 isoform X1, which encodes MRAALAPGVRLLRALPRDSRYRGLTLVLTFLCYTSYHLSRKPISIVKSQLHPNCSALGPNPHNDSNSSTWCSWAPFDGDNYKELFGALDNAFLVAYAIGMFISGIFGERLPLRYYLSGGMVLSGLFTALFGLGYFWDIHVLWYFIVVQVCNGLVQTTGWPSVVACVGNWFGKGKRGLIMGIWNSHTSVGNILGSLIAGVWVSSAWGLSFIVPGIIIAAVGIICFFFLVEYPEDVGCSPPLHHMASDEEDAGGVTTNEKDPEAVTSNEGPLSISGQSSTDHSDSPTEPAEEPEAISFLGALQIPGVVEFSLCLLFAKLVSYTFLYWLPLYIVNVAHFGAKEAGDLSTLFDVGGILGGIFAGLISDYTGGRATTCCVMLVVAAPMLFLYNHVGQNGIGTSIAMLIVCGALVNGPYALITTAVSADLGTHESLKGNAKALSTVTAIIDGTGSIGAALGPLLAGLISPTGWNNVFYMLIAADVLACLLLARVVVKEVRGWCGYMARKRGYVRTALGRPLVPRCQNTAPVPLRKDVCYPLLLLLHLHVGIASGFARPSA
- the SLC37A2 gene encoding glucose-6-phosphate exchanger SLC37A2 isoform X4 — translated: MRAALAPGVRLLRALPRDSRYRGLTLVLTFLCYTSYHLSRKPISIVKSQLHPNCSALGPNPHNDSNSSTWCSWAPFDGDNYKELFGALDNAFLVAYAIGMFISGIFGERLPLRYYLSGGMVLSGLFTALFGLGYFWDIHVLWYFIVVQVCNGLVQTTGWPSVVACVGNWFGKGKRGLIMGIWNSHTSVGNILGSLIAGVWVSSAWGLSFIVPGIIIAAVGIICFFFLVEYPEDVGCSPPLHHMASDEEDAGGVTTNEKDPEAVTSNEGPLSISGQSSTDHSDSPTEPAEEPEAISFLGALQIPGVVEFSLCLLFAKLVSYTFLYWLPLYIVNVAHFGAKEAGDLSTLFDVGGILGGIFAGLISDYTGGRATTCCVMLVVAAPMLFLYNHVGQNGIGTSIAMLIVCGALVNGPYALITTAVSADLGTHESLKGNAKALSTVTAIIDGTGSIGAALGPLLAGLISPTGWNNVFYMLIAADVLACLLLARVVVKEVRGWCGYMARKRG
- the SLC37A2 gene encoding glucose-6-phosphate exchanger SLC37A2 isoform X3, which encodes MRAALAPGVRLLRALPRDSRYRGLTLVLTFLCYTSYHLSRKPISIVKSQLHPNCSALGPNPHNDSNSSTWCSWAPFDGDNYKELFGALDNAFLVAYAIGMFISGIFGERLPLRYYLSGGMVLSGLFTALFGLGYFWDIHVLWYFIVVQVCNGLVQTTGWPSVVACVGNWFGKGKRGLIMGIWNSHTSVGNILGSLIAGVWVSSAWGLSFIVPGIIIAAVGIICFFFLVEYPEDVGCSPPLHHMASDEEDAGGVTTNEKDPEAVTSNEGPLSISGQSSTDHSDSPTEPAEEPEAISFLGALQIPGVVEFSLCLLFAKLVSYTFLYWLPLYIVNVAHFGAKEAGDLSTLFDVGGILGGIFAGLISDYTGGRATTCCVMLVVAAPMLFLYNHVGQNGIGTSIAMLIVCGALVNGPYALITTAVSADLGTHESLKGNAKALSTVTAIIDGTGSIGAALGPLLAGLISPTGWNNVFYMLIAADVLACLLLARVVVKEVRGWCGYMARKRGFKEF